The Balaenoptera acutorostrata chromosome 2, mBalAcu1.1, whole genome shotgun sequence genomic sequence AGCCATGGGCAAGGTTGGAGTCTGTCCAGGaatgcctttttcttcttttgatgtgTTCCACAGGATTTGGCATAATTTAGAACTCCCTTCTTTGAGCTCTCAAGTTCCAGCCTCTGAGACCTTGGTTTCCCCATCCTCAGGAATCGTAAACTGCTACCACATTTGGCATGTACACTTATTTCAGGCTTTTAGACACGTAGCTTTCAGCCCTGATGgtttagcttttttttcccctctaaagtCCTGTACCTGCAATGCCCCTGCCTGAGCCCTGTGATTGAGATATAACTGCCCCTTCCCCGATCTCATCAAATGTCTCCCCTTCAAGTCAGTTGCTAAcagtgggtcttttttttttttttttttaatttatttattttatttttggctgcactgggtctctgttgctgtgtgcgggctttctctagttgtggcaagcggggttactcttcgttgcggtgtgcgtgcgtctcattgcagtggcttctcttgttgtggagcacaggctctaggcacgtgggcttcaatagttgtggcatacgggctcagtaattgtggctcgtgggctctagagtgcaggctcagtagttgtggcacacggggttagttgccccatggcatgtgggatcttcccagaccagggctcgaacccgtgtcccctgcactggcaggcggattcttaaccactgcaccaccaaggaggCCCCTATCAGTGGGTCTTTATCTAGAGCCTTGTGTGCCTAGCCCTGAGCTAGAGGCCAAGAGAAAAGTCATTGTTTTCAACTTGTAAGAAACTTTGACTCTTAGGATGTCAGAACTGGTAGGTCTCTTCAAGATCATGAGATCCAAATACTCCATGGTCAAGATGGAGGAACAGAGGCCTGAGTGGGGAAAGGACTTGCCCAAGTGCCCTGGTGGGTACAGGGATCCTGATTCCATTACCCGTCAGTGCCTCTGTCTGTCTTGTGGAACCAGGTCCCATGACACAGGGGTTTATTTAGGTTGAGCTGTGGAGGTGCTAAGGTAGTCCTGGAGTAGAGGGATTGATGGTCCCTTATTACTCagctttgctttaatttttttttttttttggccacgctgcacgtcttgtgggatcttagtcccccaaccagggattgaactcgggcccatggcagtgaaagcaccaagtcctaaccactgggccgcccaGGGAACTCCCCTTGCTTGCTCTTCTGAGCCATATGAACAAGTAGACTGAGAACAAAGACTGGAAAATCAGCCATGGTCTGTAATCCCTaaacggcaggcatggctgttgCCTTAAGTTCGGGGTGCCCGCGCTGAGTACCTCCTGTGCTGTGCTTGTCCTGGCTGGGGGAGGCCTGGCTCCTGGTGGATGCAGCCCCACAGGCTTCCAGTGTGGTGGGAGGAGCCCAGGCAGGACTTGGTCCCCGCTGGTCCCCTCAGCTGGGTGTTCTTTCTTGTTCAGGGCAGAACTGGCTCAACCATTTTCATTGGGGTGTTAGCAAAACAAGGAGGGGTACTGAGGGGAGAAGTCCAGCAGGAAGTAATTTTTGGActtcaggcactatgctaagtgtttGACAGGCATTGTCTCACTCAGTGGGACCTTGTGAGAGAGGCAGACACTCTTAAAATATCCCATTTTGGAGATGAGGGGATGGAGACAGAAGAAATTCCCCAAGGGCACAAGAGTAGGAAGTGGCCGAAGTAGCATTCCACTCCAGGCCCTCGGCTCTTTCTAGGCAAAGGGGTTGAAGCAGGCTTGGCAGGAGAGGAGACAGGAGGGCTGGGAGGGGACTGTGCATGACTCGGGGTGGGGAATAACGTGTGGGTCAGCAGAGTGGGATGAGGCAAATTTGAGTTTGTCCACTCAGGATACAGCCTGCGCGGACTTATCCCTTCCTCCTGGACCTGGATCCTGACACCTGGGCCAGTTGCAAGACTGAGTCCACAGCCTGGGGAGCCAGCCTGAGCCCAGCAGGCTCAAGGGGAATAAGTGCCCATCCAGGATTTGTCTCTTAGAAACAAAAGCCCTGAATCAAGTGAGCTTGGGGGCTGGGATTCATAGGATGCTGTGATGTTACAGCCGGGAGTGGTTTCCTGCCATTACACCCACAGAGAATCAGACTTCCTCCTGCCCTTTCCTGACACTTTTCCCTGACACCTTTGGGGGGATACGAACATGGTCCCTAAGGCACCACTCATTTGGCTCTTAGGCAGCTAATACTTAGTGAATGCTTAGCCTGTGCCAGGCACAACTGGTCAGCCCCCACCTCCAGAACAGGAGCAGAATCATGGCAGCATGGAGGTGTGAAGTACTCACAGATCTCCCCATCCAGCTTCTCTCTGGGTGCAGGAGTCCTTTTGTAGCTTCCCCAACAGGGTCCAGGCAGCCCATCTCTTCTTGAGGTAGTTCCATCTGTTGTAACCTCACTATGATTGTTAAGATCTTCCTAATAGCAATCCCAAAATGATCTCTCTGTAAATTCCTATTGTTTTCAGTTGTCTTCTATGGCTGTACAGAGAAAATAGGATCCAAGAATAGCAGATGGGTTTCATCTTGGTAACCAACTCCAATCAGTTGGTGGTAGCTGCCTGAAGTCCTCTgaagaaaaaggttctgaagcCAAGATTGGGCTGAGAAGGAAAGTCTAGAAGCAATGCCACAGTTAGCCAATTAGCAGTTAGATGACAAGTGCATTTCAACTTCAGCCAATGGGTGGTGACTACCTAAAGAATTATAAGACTGTGTGGTTCAGTGCAGGGAGGAAAGAAAGTTACATTTGATTATTAAAGTCTGCCATGGGCACAGGAAAGGATAGTGTTGGAGCATATGCCACAATATTGTCATTTCTCGATCAGAATATCTCCCAGATCCCATCCAATTAAAAACtctgttaaaataaaatgctggccTTTTAAAGAGGCAGAGGAACTGGTATGTTTGCCTTGGAATTTTACACTTTCTCCAACTCTCTCACCAGGTGGTATTAACTCTGGAGAAGGAAGTGGCTGGCTTTTGGGTCAAAGTCCCATGTATGGAGCAATTTGGCAGCTGCACCTATGAGAACTTCTGTAATGTGCTTGAAGTGTTAACTCCCTATGAGAATCCCTGCCCAGAACCCCTGCACACCTATGGGCTTCCCTGTCACTGTCCCTTCAAACAAGTAAGTATAGGGAGGGGAGAGCATTCCCCCTGTGACTAGAGTAGAGACATGGGGTTTGGAGACATTCTCTTGCAGACCTGGATGTCTGTGGGTGTAAattgatatgatctatcctgaatcACTTATCTTTTGGGGGCCTCGGTTGATCCAACTGTGAATGGGAGACCTGAAGCTCGATCTGACCTCTGGTGTCCTTTTGCTATCACATTCTATGTTCTACATGGCTCTTaggagagtgggaggaggggcagtttgcaGCTGCAATCCTAGAGGTCACTCCAGGAGAGAGTCCCATCTGTAGGCTCTCACTGACCTGTGGTCCACTGCCTTTCCCACAGGGTACCTACTCACTGCCCAAGTCTGACTTCTTCCTGCCTGACCTGGAGCTGCCCAGCTGGCTCAGCAGTGGGAACTACCGCTCGGAGATCATCCTAAGCATCAACGGGAAGCGTCTGGGCTGTGTCAAAATCTCCGCCTCTCTAAAGGGCAAATAAGGTGGCACCTGCCACAGCAGAATGAAGAGGGTGTGAGGAAGGCATCCTCTTCTTCTGTCTTACGTTGGCCAAGGCCAGATTCTACTCTCTGTCCTTTCTCAAGCCCCTTTCTACAATGACGACACTCCCCCGCTGAAAGTCATTTTATGCCACCTACAAAATTTTTAGGTGTGGGCCAGCAGCCCTAACCTAAGGGCGGATGAGCCTGGTGGTTTTTGACAGCCCAGGACATCTACTGGGCTGGCCACTGCATTTTCCTCCTCACCCCCATGTCTTTCTCTAAGAGCTCAACTCATTTTCTAAACAGTCAAGGAAGGGGGCTAACACGTCAGTGTTAGGTCAGTGTGTCACTGACCTAAAAGCAGAGTGAGAGTACTAACAGTTTTCATTTTACTCCCAACCCCTCTTACAATGAAGGATCTGAAGGAGTCGATCTCAGTCTGTTCCTCCATTAACGTCTATGATTTAGTGTTCTTTTCTAGACTTGCCCAGTTAACAGTGGGGCACGGTGTATCCTGGAGAGGCAAGGCATGTGATGGGAGAGATATCTGAGAATGCTCTATGTGTTTAAGATAGTCTGCGAACTCAGGTACCTGCAGGGCAAAGCGCAAGACATCAGTAAGTGATGAGGACCACGAGGAACATGTTGTTTGCGGGCACatcttccattttttcctttgtataatAACATAACTGATCCGAGGCAGCTGCTGCCCAGTCTCGAGCTGGGGGTATAATCAGGGATGTGGGGACTGGGGTGAGTTGGAAAGGGCACATCTGGTCCATAGGGACAGCTGCTATCTAGCTATAGCCAGTGAGTACCACAGGAGAGTATGGGCCCAGCATTGCCAAAtattctcaatttctttttccctcaagaagccagaaatccagacTTTTAtatgaaatcaatttttaaatattggcaacgaattatttttttaaatactgagcaGGCAGAAGGGGCCAATCAGACTTGTCACTGGGGAAATCTGGTTGGCTCATGGGTGGCCAGTTCGTGGCCTTGGATATAAGAACATGCATGCCTTGTCCTTTTAACCTTGAGACAACTCCTCCAGCACTGTTTCTCCCTCCATCGGGTCAAATCCATAGTGCCTGACCCTAGaatgctcctccagtgctggggGAGTAGAGGCGGCCTCAGAGCTGTGAGCTCAGGGATCACGAGGCTGCCTGCCCTGGCCTTGGAGCACTGGCAGGGTGAGTGGGGCAGAGGCTGAACAGGTGGACCCGTCAGCAGCCACTGTGGAGCAGGGATCCAGCAAAGAGAGGTGGACTCATGTCAGGTGCCTGGGTTTGTTCACTGTCCTGTCCTCTCATGACAACTTAATCACCCATGACCAGCCCCGGGTTCTGGGCTCACATGAAGGCTGGAATGGTAATAAATCTTTTTAACTTGAGGAGAATTCCTCCTTTGTTGTGGCTGCATATTTTCTCATTGATCACAtctcaggatttctttctttttttttttaaacatcttcattggagtataactgctttacaatggtgtgttagtttctgctttataacaaagtgaatcagctatacatatacatatatccccatatcccctccctcttgcatctccctcccaccctccctatcccatccctctaggtggtcacaaagcaccgagctgatctccctgtgctatgcggctgcttcccactagctatctattttacatttggtagtgtatatatgtccatgccactctctcacttcgtcccagcttacccttccacctccccgtgtcctcaagtccattctctacgtctgtgtctttattcctgtcctg encodes the following:
- the GM2A gene encoding ganglioside GM2 activator, yielding MNPLMQAPLLISLGLLLAGTATPARIFSKRLSQLGSFSWDNCHKGKDPVVINSLTVEPDPIVIPGNMTISAEVKTTVNLKDPLKVVLTLEKEVAGFWVKVPCMEQFGSCTYENFCNVLEVLTPYENPCPEPLHTYGLPCHCPFKQGTYSLPKSDFFLPDLELPSWLSSGNYRSEIILSINGKRLGCVKISASLKGK